The following nucleotide sequence is from Tissierellales bacterium.
GTATTCATTGGCATATATTAAAAACTTTGTTTCATATTCTGCTAAAAGTTGAGTAAACATTTGTATAATTGGAATATGGACTTCATATATATAGTTTTTAATGCTTTTCCCAGTAGCTCCTTTTATATGATCCATTTCTGCAACATCTACTAGTTTTTTAGCTACCTCTTCAAGTTGATTATACCAATTGTCTATTTGGTTGAGAATATTTTGTTGTACCGATTGTAATTCCTCATATTTAACATGATATCTCATAGCTACCCACCTCATATAATATATTCTTTCAAAGATATATAATAATGAAGTCATTTTGTTGATGGAGATTTCCATTATCATATGACATATTATACCATAGTAGAGTTACTTATACCGTTTAATCTTTCCAACAAATTCCTCCCTTTTATTTCAGTCTTTTGATGTTATTTGTAGAATTAAGTAATAAAGGTTGATAAAATATTAAGTGTAAAACACTTTAAAATATGATATTATATATTAAAATAGAATTCTAGGGGTATTTAGGTATTATTGGAGAAATAAGTAGAATTAAAGGATATATATTAGAAAAGGGGAGGTGCGTATCCTTGGTAGCACGAAGTCTAAAAATACATATTAAATATAATGACTTTAGAAACCAGGGGATATTATGACAACACTAATTTATGTATTAATCATTCTAGGAATAGTATTCCTACCAACTAATATTCCAGGGCTTATATTAGGTGCATTGTTAACCTTACTTGGAATAGCTGTTAGAGTATATAAAATTCAAATAAGTATGAACACTGCATCTTTAATAATGATAGTTGCCGGACTAATTATAGTAATTCAAATGTTTTTAAACTTGAAAAGAAGTAGAGGATAGAAAACATATGGTAAATAGTCAAAGCTATTTACCATATGTTTTCTTATTTGCTATTAAAAAAGATTATTATGTAGCTGTATAATTAAGGGCGGTGCTAAAATGAAAAAGAACAAAGTCTTAGTTTTCACAAGAATTCTTTATACACTATTCGCAATTGGAACAATAATGTCACTTTTTATTGTTTATAAAGATATAGATAATGATTTTGCTTTTAAATTTGTAGTGGGATATGTCTTTTTAACTTTTTTCTTTATTATATGTATTTTATTTATTACTATTTTAAATTTAGGAAAGTTAAAATGGACCGACATGAGAAAGAGAATATCTAGCTTTATTATTTCATTTGTTACGCTTGTTGCTTTGAGCTATGGCTTTGATTATCTATTTAGACCTACTAAAATTGATTTATATAGAGTCTCTTCAAATGCTTTGGGTTTAGTATTTGGGATATCTTTTATTGATGTTATATTCTTTAATAATCAAGATAATTGAAGCAGTTTAAGTCGTAACATTTATAAACTGTATCTTATATGTAAATAATATTTGAATTCTATTCTAAAATAGTAGTAGATTTTCTATAAATTACACCTTTATTAATTTTCTAGATGAAGTTGATCCTCCAAAAATTTCAGATGAAATTATGAGCCAGTTAGAAGAGGCAATGGATTTTTTGGACAGATGAAAGGATTGCTGAGACAGAGGAGAAGAAACGAGAAAGCATAGAAAATCCTGAAAAATTTTTAGAGGATTATTCAGAAATAATTGAAGAATACTAAGGCTTTAAGGAGTCTGCAGAATACCAGTCTTCTCCATATGGGGAGCTAATGGAAGCCATGAAATCATTTGGAGAAACTAGTGGTTATAATGATATATTTATTCCTGCTATGAGAAGATTATCTCCATCCTATGAGGAGTATTATCAGAATTTAATGAAGGCTAATGAGATATTTGTAGAAAGATTTTTAGGTTTCACATAAAACTTTTGTTTAAACTCATTTAATTAAGGATATTTAAATAAAGAAACAATAATAGAATTTTCTATTCTA
It contains:
- a CDS encoding T7SS effector LXG polymorphic toxin is translated as MRYHVKYEELQSVQQNILNQIDNWYNQLEEVAKKLVDVAEMDHIKGATGKSIKNYIYEVHIPIIQMFTQLLAEYETKFLIYANEY